The Hemicordylus capensis ecotype Gifberg chromosome 6, rHemCap1.1.pri, whole genome shotgun sequence genome window below encodes:
- the SCAP gene encoding LOW QUALITY PROTEIN: sterol regulatory element-binding protein cleavage-activating protein (The sequence of the model RefSeq protein was modified relative to this genomic sequence to represent the inferred CDS: deleted 1 base in 1 codon) → MTLTDRLREKISRAFYNHGLLCASYPIPIILFTGLCVLACCYPLLKLPLPGTGPVEYTTSVKDYSQPPASPAHQQGEPNERPDWYTGAPVAYIQQVLVKATVSPWPNNFLAVDVFRSPLSRVFQLVEEIRNHVLRDGSSIKSLEEICLQVTDLLPNLKKLRGLLPEHGCLLLSPGNFWQNDRERFSADSDIIKTIHQHEPKTLQTSATPKDLLFGVPGKYSGVNLYNRKRVVTYTITLGLQHYDSRLLSSLRSRLKLLHPSPNCTLREEQIVHVHFKEEIGIAELIPLVTTYIILFAYIYFSTRKIDMVKSKWGLALAAVVTVLSSLLMSVGLCTLFGLTPTLNGGEIFPYLVVVIGLENVLVLTKSVVSTPVDLEVKLRIAQGLSNESWSIMKNMATELGIILIGYFTLVPAIQEFCLFAVVGLVSDFFLQMLFFTTVLSIDIRRMELADLNKRLPAEACMPPTKPVSHSQRYERQPAMRPATPHTITLQPSSLRNLRLPKRLRVIYFFARTRLAQRLIMTGTVVWIGILVYTDPAGLRPYLASQVTEQSPLGEAGLPAMPVPGEVLPTGDAKLSLSVFPSDPVQQLSENQTLDSLNRQEVGHHAKAEEQERRVSSGQPELGPKAEVTWGTEDEEIWRKLSFRHWPSLFSYYNITLAKRYISILPVIPVTLYLNPQEALEARHPQEASRYHPFFHLGGGKSEQADQLAEGAARSQGHRDLTLYKVAALGLASGILLVLLLFCLYKVLCPKNYGQNGLSHSRRRRGDLPCDDYGYSPPETEIIPLVLRGHLMDIECLASDGMLLVSCCLVGQIRVWDAQTGDCLTVIPKQGLRRDNSGLFDYQDCRDPGPDGSSGLDNPFEGSHPFKRARSPPQPPLFLDQPDLSSLIDTNFSEQAKAAVPEPRHRSACSRQKESGYDFSSLVEKVYEEQSAANCTNFPASLPPTDSPRRSSLGDEPCVGGLDKSSPLPSWGGDLESSIWSLELQGNLIAAGRSNGRLEVWDAIEGTLRCSSEDGQSGITSLVFLNSRVVVARLNGSLDFYSLKTRASLDRLQFPGTPGRSSLPSSPMYSSNDVITCQLTHTVTCAHQKPITALKAAAGRLVTGSQDHTLRVYRLEDSCCLFTLQGHSGAITAVYVDQTMALASGGQDGAICLWDMLTGSRVSHMYAHRGDVTSLTCTTTCVISSGLDDVISIWDRSSGIKHYSIQQDMGCGASLGVISDNLLVTGGQGCVSFWDIGYGDLLQTVYLGKSNESQPARQILVLENAAIVCNFGSELSLVYVPSVLEKRD, encoded by the exons ATGACCTTGACTGACAGACTGCGTGAGAAGATATCACGGGCGTTCTACAACCATGGGCTGTTGTGTGCTTCCTACCCTATTCCAATCATCCTCTTCACTGGCCTCTGTGTCCTGGCTTGCTG CTATCCATTGCTGAAACTCCCCTTACCCGGCACTGGACCTGTGGAATATACCACCTCTGTGAAGGACTACTCTCAGCCTCCAGCCTCCCCTGCCCACCAGCAAGGAGAGCCAAACGAGAGGCCTGACTGG tatACCGGTGCTCCTGTCGCCTACATCCAGCAGGTCTTAGTGAAAGCCACCGTCTCTCCATGGCCCAATAACTTCCTGGCTGTTGATGTGTTCCGGTCACCGCTCTCCCGCGTGTTCCAGCTAGTGGAGGAGATCAGAAATCACGTCCTGCGAGACGG CTCCAGTATCAAAAGTTTGGAAGAAATCTGCCTTCAGGTGACAGATCTCCTGCCCAACTTAAAGAAGCTTCGGGGCCTTCTTCCTGAACATGGTTGCCTGCTGTTGTCTCCAGGCAATTTCTGGCAGAATGACCGGGAGCGCTTCAGTGCTGACTCTGATATCATTAAAACCATCCACCAGCATGAACCAAAGACATTGCAGACATCAGCTACCCCCAAAG ATCTGCTGTTTGGAGTCCCAGGGAAATACAGTGGGGTGAATTTGTACAACAGGAAGCGAGTGGTAACCTACACCATCACACTGGGTCTCCAGCACTATGATTCCAG GCTCCTCTCCAGCCTCCGCTCCCGCCTCAAGCTGCTGCACCCCAGCCCCAACTGCACTCTGCGGGAGGAGCAGATTGTCCACGTCCACTTCAAGGAGGAGATTGGCATCGCTGAGCTGATCCCTCTCGTCACCACCTACATTATCCTCTTTGCCTACATCTACTTCTCCACGC GCAAGATCGACATGGTGAAATCCAAGTGGGGCTTAGCGCTGGCTGCAGTTGTGACGGTCCTCAGCTCTCTGCTCATGTCGGTCGGCCTGTGCACGCTCTTTGGCCTGACACCGACTCTCAATGGCGG AGAGATTTTCCCTTACCTTGTGGTCGTAATTGGCCTGGAGAATGTGTTGGTTCTCACCAAATCTGTTGTTTCCACACCAGTTGACCTGGAAGTGAAGCTGAGGATTGCACAAG GCTTGAGCAATGAGAGCTGGTCCATTATGAAGAACATGGCCACGGAGCTGGGGATTATTCTGATTGGTTACTTCACCCTCGTCCCGGCCATCCAG GAATTCTGCCTTTTTGCAGTGGTTGGCCTGGTGTCTGACTTCTTCCTCCAGATGCTCTTCTTCACCACCGTCCTGTCCATTGACATTCGCCGAATGGAG CTTGCTGACCTGAACAAGCGGCTCCCGGCTGAAGCCTGCATGCCTCCCACCAAGCCGGTGAGCCACTCCCAGCGGTATGAGCGCCAGCCGGCCATGCGGCCTGCCACCCCCCACACCATCACCCTTCAGCCCTCGTCCTTGAGGAATCTGCGCCTGCCCAAGCGCCTGCGGGTGATCTACTTCTTTGCCAGGACCCGGCTGGCACAGCGGCTCATCATG ACTGGAACAGTAGTTTGGATCGGCATCCTGGTCTACACGGACCCTGCAGGCCTCCGGCCCTACCTGGCCTCGCAAGTCACGGAGCAGAGCCCGCTGGGCGAGGCTGGGCTGCCGGCCATGCCTGTCCCCGGGGAGGTCCTTCCCACTGGCGACGCCAAGCTGTCCCTCTCGGTCTTCCCTTCGGACCCAGTGCAGCAGCTGTCGGAGAACCAGACGCTGGATTCTCTGAacaggcaggaggtggggcacCATGCCAAGGCTGAGGAGCAAGAGAGGCGGGTAAGCAGCGGGCAGCCGGAGCTGGGCCCCAAGGCGGAAGTGACGTGGGGAACAGAGGACGAAGAAATCTGGAGGAAGCTCTCCTTCCGGCACTGGCCATCTCTCTTCAGCTACTACAACATCACTCTGGCCAAAAG GTACATCAGCATCCTCCCGGTGATCCCAGTCACTCTGTACCTGAATCCGCAAGAGGCCTTAGAAGCGCGCCACCCCCAGGAGGCCAGTCGCTACCACCCCTTCTTCCACCTGGGCGGTGGGAAATCGGAGCAGGCAGACCAGCTGGCAGAAGGGGCTGCCAGGTCCCAAGGACACCGGGACCTCACGCTCTACAA GGTTGCTGCCTTGGGCTTGGCCTCTGGGATCCTTCTGGTCCTCTTGCTCTTCTGCCTCTACAAAGTCTTGTGCCCCAAAAACTACGGGCAGAACGGGCTCTCCCACagccggaggaggaggggggacctGCCCTGCGATGACTACGGCTACTCCCCGCCTGAGACGGAGATCATTCCTCTGGTCCTCAGAGGCCACCTCATG gaCATTGAGTGCCTGGCTAGCGATGGGATGCTGCTTGTCAGCTGCTGCTTGGTGGGACAGATCCGGGTGTGGGACGCTCAGACCGGCGACTGCCTCACAGTCATCCCGAAGCAAGG GCTGCGCCGAGACAACAGCGGGCTCTTTGATTACCAGGACTGCAGGGATCCCGGCCCAGACGGCAGCAGCGGGCTGGACAACCCCTTCGAGGGCAGCCACCCCTTCAAGAGGGCCCGGAGCCCACCTCAGCCCCCGCTCTTCCTGGACCAGCCGGACCTCAGCTCCCTCATTGACACCAACTTCTCCGAGCAGGCCAAGGCGGCCGTCCCGGAGCCTCGCCACCGCTCCGCCTGCAGCCGGCAGAAGGAGTCGGGCTACGACTTCAGCAGCTTAGTGGAGAAGGTCTATGAAGAGCAGAGCGCCGCCAACTGCACGAACTTC CCGGCTTCTCTGCCCCCCACGGACAG CCCCCGCAGGAGCAGCCTGGGGGACGAGCCTTGTGTGGGGGGGCTGGACAAGAGCTCTCCTCTGCCCTCCTGGGGCGGCGACCTGGAAAGCTCCATCTGGAGCTTGGAGCTGCAGGGGAACCTCATCGCGGCTGGCCGGAGCAAcgggaggctggag GTGTGGGATGCCATCGAGGGCACCCTGAGGTGCAGCAGTGAAGATGGCCAGTCGGGCATCACCTCCCTTGTCTTCCTGAACAGCAG GGTTGTGGTGGCCAGGCTAAACGGCTCCCTGGATTTCTACTCCTTGAAGACTCGGGCCTCCTTGGATCGCCTGCAGTTCCCAG GAACTCCAGGCAGGAGtagcctcccctcctctcccatgTACAGCAGCAATGATGTCATCACGTGTCAGCTGACCCACACGGTGACATGCGCTCATCAGAAGCCAATCACGGCCCTGAAGGCTGCAGCGGGCCGGCTGGTCACGGGGAGCCAGGACCACACGTTGCGA GTGTATCGCCTGGAAGATTCGTGCTGCCTCTTTACGCTGCAAGGCCATTCGGGAGCCATCACAGCAGTCTACGTTGACCAG ACCATGGCGCTCGCAAGTGGGGGCCAGGATGGGGCCATCTGCCTCTGGGACATGCTGACGGGGAGCAGAGTGAGCCACATGTACGCCCACCGTGGGGATGTCACCTCTTTGACCTGCACGACTACCTGCGTGATCAGCAGCGGCTTGGACGACGTCATCAGCATCTGGGACCGCAGCTCGGGGATCAAGCACTATTCCATTCAGCAG